One window from the genome of Haladaptatus paucihalophilus DX253 encodes:
- a CDS encoding NAD-binding protein: MARGVRRFTSARVVVWLVIGVALLSIATGLVTTATGPTGGGLFGGLIPRAVRQATSYTGTIVGFLLLVAAVGLRRGLRAAWYASAILLPVTAIHGLLQSTPYSLPLVVFSLLTLPALFLVRTRFQQPVELSAAQVATAAAVVGAQLYGTIGAYALRTNFADLNTWFDAFYFTLITASTVGYGDIHPTTTVARAFGMTVIVFGAGSFAAALGVLFAPILENSFASALGKSTNTNINLMEDHLLVLGYGHLLTESILDELDGGTEYVVVAEDSDLVEDLREAKKTVIHGDPSDEDVLQRVGIDRAKSVLVATEDDAADSLAVLTARQLNPDIRIVAAATERENVRKLRRAGADIVVSPALIGRMLVQAALGGEHVEELAAQLAGEPSNRTLDDF; the protein is encoded by the coding sequence ATGGCGAGGGGGGTCCGGCGGTTCACGTCGGCGCGCGTCGTGGTATGGCTGGTGATCGGGGTCGCGCTGCTCTCGATAGCGACGGGTCTCGTGACCACCGCGACAGGTCCGACCGGTGGCGGCCTGTTCGGGGGACTGATTCCGCGCGCCGTCCGTCAGGCCACTTCGTACACCGGCACCATCGTGGGGTTTCTGCTCCTCGTCGCGGCTGTCGGCCTTCGTCGCGGCCTTCGCGCGGCGTGGTACGCGAGCGCGATTTTGCTGCCGGTCACCGCGATTCACGGCCTCCTCCAGTCGACACCGTACTCGCTTCCGCTCGTCGTCTTCTCGCTCCTCACGCTTCCCGCGTTGTTCCTCGTTCGAACGCGGTTTCAGCAACCGGTCGAACTGTCGGCGGCGCAAGTCGCCACCGCCGCCGCCGTCGTCGGCGCACAGCTCTACGGGACGATCGGCGCGTACGCGCTACGCACGAACTTCGCCGACCTAAACACGTGGTTCGACGCGTTCTATTTCACGCTCATCACCGCCAGTACGGTCGGGTACGGCGACATTCACCCCACGACCACGGTCGCTCGTGCGTTCGGAATGACCGTCATCGTCTTCGGCGCGGGGAGCTTCGCGGCGGCGCTGGGCGTGCTCTTCGCACCGATTCTGGAAAACAGCTTCGCCAGCGCGCTCGGGAAATCGACGAACACGAACATCAACCTCATGGAAGACCACTTGCTCGTCCTCGGTTACGGCCACCTGCTCACGGAATCGATACTCGACGAACTCGACGGAGGAACCGAATACGTCGTCGTCGCGGAGGATTCTGACCTCGTAGAGGACCTCCGGGAGGCGAAGAAAACCGTCATCCACGGGGACCCGAGCGATGAAGACGTCCTTCAGCGCGTCGGCATCGACCGCGCCAAATCGGTGCTCGTCGCCACCGAAGACGACGCCGCGGACTCGCTCGCCGTCCTGACCGCTCGGCAGTTGAACCCGGACATTCGAATCGTGGCGGCCGCCACCGAGCGCGAGAACGTGCGAAAGCTCCGTCGGGCGGGTGCGGACATCGTGGTCAGTCCGGCGCTCATCGGTCGCATGCTGGTT